A portion of the Halobacillus ihumii genome contains these proteins:
- a CDS encoding N-acetylneuraminate lyase, with protein sequence MKGLYSALMCSFDEQGQVNEQGLREIIRYNIDVSKVDGLYVNGSTGENFLISTDQKKQIFNIVKDEAGNDVKLIAQIGALNIDEAVDLGQFATKLGYDAISAVTPFYYKFDFEEVKDYYTTILEHVENDLIIYSIPALTGVNINLEQFGELFNHEKVIGVKFTAPDFFLLERIRHAYPDKLIYSGFDEMLLSASVLNVDGAIGSTFNVNGQRAKQIFQLAQSGQIKEAREVQKVTNDLIGEILDNGLYQTIKEILKHKGVDAGTCRKPMKSLTDDGVLRAKQMAEKYL encoded by the coding sequence ATGAAAGGATTATATTCAGCACTTATGTGTTCGTTTGACGAACAGGGACAGGTGAACGAACAAGGATTGAGGGAGATAATTAGATACAATATCGACGTTTCCAAGGTTGATGGGCTTTATGTTAACGGCAGTACAGGCGAAAACTTCCTCATTTCTACAGATCAGAAGAAGCAGATTTTTAACATTGTAAAAGATGAGGCAGGAAATGACGTGAAGCTGATTGCGCAAATTGGCGCATTAAATATTGATGAAGCTGTGGACCTGGGTCAATTTGCAACAAAGCTCGGGTATGATGCGATCTCTGCAGTGACGCCGTTCTATTACAAGTTTGATTTTGAAGAGGTAAAGGATTACTATACGACGATTTTAGAACATGTAGAGAATGACTTAATTATCTATTCCATTCCTGCTTTAACAGGAGTGAATATAAATTTAGAACAATTCGGCGAACTGTTCAATCATGAAAAAGTTATCGGAGTGAAGTTCACAGCACCGGATTTCTTTCTTCTTGAGAGAATCAGACATGCTTATCCTGACAAACTGATTTATTCAGGTTTCGATGAAATGCTGCTTTCTGCGAGTGTGTTGAATGTTGATGGGGCGATTGGAAGTACGTTCAATGTTAATGGCCAGCGTGCCAAGCAGATTTTTCAATTAGCACAAAGTGGTCAGATTAAGGAAGCGCGCGAGGTGCAAAAAGTGACCAATGACTTAATTGGGGAAATTCTTGATAACGGTCTTTATCAAACGATTAAAGAAATCTTGAAACATAAAGGCGTAGATGCTGGAACTTGCAGGAAACCAATGAAATCGCTTACGGATGATGGCGTCTTAAGGGCTAAGCAGATGGCCGAGAAGTATCTGTAA
- a CDS encoding MurR/RpiR family transcriptional regulator — protein MENTQRNGIKPSIIMEQNKQTFTKSEHKIYDYIQSSKQQVIYHSLTELSEACGVAEATVLRFFRKLGFKGFQDFKFLFAQEVSLESSPNHDETFIEKIRNNIVGAVEDSYDIVDTQELNAVIDAIDAADDVVVFGIGSSGIAGLDMQNRLMRIGKQVSVVTDPHFQVMRASSMDENTVVIAISLTGSTKDIIDTVKIAREKKATVIALSNYTKSPLTKFADHVLLSSAKESPLDSGSLVSKITQLFLIDLICTGLTMKDYDGAEKVKMDITENIATKLY, from the coding sequence GTGGAGAATACACAACGAAACGGGATTAAACCTTCGATCATAATGGAACAAAATAAACAGACTTTCACGAAATCTGAACATAAAATCTATGACTATATTCAATCCAGCAAACAGCAGGTGATCTACCATTCATTAACGGAACTATCCGAAGCCTGCGGGGTAGCTGAAGCCACAGTTCTGCGTTTCTTCCGGAAGCTTGGCTTCAAAGGCTTCCAAGATTTCAAATTCTTGTTTGCTCAGGAAGTATCATTGGAATCTAGTCCTAATCATGACGAAACGTTTATTGAAAAGATTAGAAATAATATTGTCGGAGCCGTCGAAGACTCTTATGACATTGTAGACACGCAGGAATTGAATGCGGTTATTGATGCCATTGATGCAGCAGATGATGTTGTAGTATTCGGAATCGGTTCATCAGGAATCGCCGGACTGGATATGCAAAACCGACTGATGAGAATCGGCAAACAAGTCAGTGTTGTAACCGATCCGCACTTTCAGGTTATGCGTGCTTCCTCTATGGATGAAAACACAGTAGTGATAGCCATCAGTTTAACCGGAAGCACCAAGGACATTATCGACACCGTAAAAATTGCCAGGGAGAAAAAAGCTACCGTTATAGCATTAAGTAATTATACTAAATCACCATTAACCAAGTTTGCTGATCATGTGCTACTTTCATCAGCTAAGGAAAGTCCACTTGATAGTGGTTCACTGGTGTCTAAAATTACCCAGCTGTTTTTGATCGATTTGATTTGTACAGGTTTGACGATGAAGGATTATGATGGGGCTGAAAAGGTTAAAATGGATATTACTGAAAACATAGCCACTAAGTTATATTAA
- a CDS encoding N-acetylmannosamine-6-phosphate 2-epimerase, translating into MSILEQLNKRLIVSCQALEDEPLHGSYIMSKMALAAKQGGASGIRANTVVDIQAIKKEVDLPIIGIIKKDFPNSKVYITPTISEVEALYQEGVDIIAFDATNQQRPDGKSLPEFFTEVKANYPDQLFMADVSTLEEGVEAERAGVDIVAPTLAGYTSYSQGAVPLELVRQLVAGLSVPVIAEGNFDTPEKAKQALELGAHAVVVGSAITRPQLITEKFAGAVKEKTYK; encoded by the coding sequence ATGAGCATTTTGGAACAACTCAACAAAAGATTAATTGTTTCCTGTCAGGCTTTAGAAGATGAACCGCTCCACGGTTCCTATATTATGAGCAAGATGGCCCTGGCTGCGAAACAGGGTGGAGCGTCTGGTATCCGGGCCAATACGGTAGTTGATATTCAGGCGATCAAAAAAGAAGTCGATCTTCCGATTATCGGAATTATTAAGAAGGATTTTCCGAACAGCAAGGTATACATCACACCAACGATTTCTGAGGTGGAGGCTCTCTATCAGGAGGGAGTGGATATCATTGCGTTTGATGCAACGAATCAGCAGCGTCCTGATGGAAAAAGCCTTCCGGAATTCTTTACAGAAGTGAAGGCTAACTACCCGGATCAGCTTTTTATGGCGGATGTTTCAACTCTTGAAGAAGGGGTGGAAGCAGAAAGAGCCGGGGTCGATATCGTTGCCCCAACTCTGGCCGGTTACACTTCTTACTCTCAAGGAGCTGTACCGCTTGAGTTAGTCAGGCAGCTGGTGGCGGGGCTATCGGTTCCTGTCATTGCTGAAGGTAATTTTGACACACCGGAAAAAGCGAAACAGGCACTAGAGTTAGGCGCACATGCCGTAGTCGTTGGCAGTGCGATTACCCGCCCGCAATTGATAACAGAAAAATTTGCCGGAGCGGTAAAAGAAAAAACTTATAAATAG
- a CDS encoding sodium:solute symporter family protein → MELAFAGWSGILILLMYGVIMLGVGVATYWKNRNVHESLDEYYLGGRGLGVMVLFFTFFATQYSGNTVIGYPPTAYRMGYEYLVSVPYFILIIMVYLLFAPRMYLMGKKYKLLTPVDWIEKRFKSKPVSILAAILMLYALGNYLLEQFVAIGQGVAGLTGGTIPYQVGVVFFIVIMLIYGWLGGMRSVAYTDTMQGIALLFGVFMLLIGSIIYFGGLPNAADYMQAYSPEKLGVPDGPGAVNWFSLLVLVGIGAAVYPHAIQRIFSAKSEKTLKKSFTQMAWMPFLTAGVVFIVGIIGIAAFPDLSTAESEKLVGMLASAIANQNVIFYWAMVLLFGGVIAAIVSTADSVLLTFSSIVSNDLYGRYINPEASENKKILVGKLVGVAAVVLLVIIAWFPPATLYQIFVLKFELLIQVAPALILGLYWNRLHPKAVFTGMLVGTVFASFMTFANITPLGIFSGLWGLLVNLLICVIGSLFMSVSVAEKEEADQVVGM, encoded by the coding sequence ATGGAATTAGCATTTGCTGGCTGGTCTGGGATCTTAATTTTATTAATGTATGGTGTCATTATGCTCGGAGTCGGGGTCGCCACCTATTGGAAGAACAGGAATGTCCACGAAAGCCTTGATGAGTATTATCTTGGCGGCCGCGGACTCGGGGTCATGGTCCTGTTCTTTACGTTCTTCGCTACCCAATATAGTGGAAATACAGTCATCGGATATCCTCCAACAGCTTACCGGATGGGTTATGAGTATCTCGTATCTGTTCCTTATTTCATTTTGATTATTATGGTGTATTTATTGTTCGCACCAAGGATGTATTTGATGGGGAAAAAGTACAAACTGCTTACACCTGTCGATTGGATTGAGAAGCGATTTAAGTCGAAACCGGTATCGATACTGGCTGCCATTCTTATGCTGTATGCGTTAGGCAATTATTTATTAGAGCAGTTTGTAGCGATTGGTCAAGGCGTGGCTGGTTTAACCGGTGGGACGATTCCTTATCAAGTCGGTGTTGTATTCTTCATTGTCATTATGTTAATTTACGGCTGGCTTGGCGGGATGCGCTCCGTTGCCTACACGGATACTATGCAGGGGATCGCCTTATTGTTCGGTGTGTTCATGCTCCTCATTGGTTCCATCATCTACTTTGGCGGATTGCCGAATGCCGCTGATTATATGCAAGCCTACTCTCCTGAGAAATTAGGTGTGCCGGACGGACCTGGTGCCGTCAACTGGTTCAGTTTGTTAGTTCTGGTCGGCATTGGTGCTGCTGTTTATCCGCATGCGATTCAGAGAATTTTTTCAGCCAAAAGTGAAAAAACGTTAAAGAAGTCTTTTACACAGATGGCATGGATGCCTTTCCTTACAGCAGGGGTTGTCTTTATTGTCGGAATTATCGGGATTGCTGCTTTTCCGGATTTATCAACAGCCGAATCAGAGAAACTGGTTGGGATGTTAGCAAGTGCCATTGCTAATCAAAACGTCATTTTCTATTGGGCGATGGTTCTGTTGTTTGGCGGGGTAATCGCAGCGATTGTCTCAACTGCTGACTCCGTATTGCTGACATTCTCATCGATTGTTTCCAATGATCTATATGGGCGATACATTAACCCAGAAGCTTCCGAGAATAAAAAGATTTTAGTTGGTAAACTTGTCGGGGTAGCGGCTGTGGTGCTGCTGGTGATTATTGCCTGGTTCCCGCCGGCAACTTTATATCAAATTTTCGTACTAAAATTCGAACTGTTAATTCAAGTGGCTCCGGCCTTGATTCTTGGATTATATTGGAACCGTCTTCATCCGAAAGCTGTGTTTACAGGGATGCTTGTCGGTACGGTCTTTGCTTCATTTATGACGTTTGCCAATATCACTCCTTTAGGCATATTTAGCGGATTATGGGGGCTGCTTGTCAATCTCTTGATTTGTGTGATTGGCAGTCTGTTTATGAGTGTATCTGTTGCAGAAAAGGAAGAAGCAGATCAAGTTGTAGGGATGTAA
- a CDS encoding flavin reductase family protein — translation MRFDPSEHETKNIYKLLSGSVVPRPIAWVSTISDSGIRNLAPFSFFTVASRQPPMLCISIGPGVGPRKGTVKDTLENIRTGKEFVINISSTPLGNEMQKTSENLAREVDEFEEAGLTPISSEKVRPMRVKEAPIHMECKLNQIVELGSDHLIIGELVLYHIQEEYYMEEYKVNFEKLRPLGRLAASFSESRDFFSLPKKDLK, via the coding sequence ATGAGGTTTGACCCTTCAGAACATGAGACGAAAAATATTTATAAATTGTTATCAGGATCTGTAGTTCCCCGGCCGATTGCCTGGGTTTCCACGATATCCGACAGCGGGATTCGCAACTTGGCACCATTTAGCTTTTTTACTGTTGCTTCAAGACAGCCGCCGATGCTCTGCATCTCAATAGGACCAGGGGTCGGACCTAGAAAAGGAACCGTTAAAGACACCCTTGAGAATATACGTACAGGGAAAGAGTTTGTCATAAATATCTCATCCACCCCGTTAGGCAATGAGATGCAAAAAACTTCTGAGAACCTGGCACGCGAGGTAGATGAGTTTGAGGAAGCGGGGCTTACCCCGATTTCAAGTGAAAAGGTCAGACCGATGAGAGTCAAAGAAGCTCCAATTCATATGGAGTGTAAACTGAACCAGATCGTTGAGCTCGGCAGTGACCATTTAATTATCGGTGAATTGGTGCTCTATCATATTCAGGAAGAGTACTATATGGAGGAATACAAGGTGAACTTTGAAAAGCTGCGACCGTTAGGAAGGCTGGCAGCGAGCTTTAGTGAAAGCCGGGACTTTTTCTCGTTACCGAAGAAAGACCTTAAATAA
- a CDS encoding FAD-binding protein, translated as MNINRKITTDVLVVGSGLSGIKASQELAAASHDVLMVTKTKLASGSSFYPLKASLGTQVTKDEDDKGDFLKDIEDLSRGMHRQDLAEVYVNDIPERVQEYEDIGVHAKKLEGERKACFASHSRDIYLLSDWDQIRENVREIFNTYDNLQLMQKTVVVSLMKKGSQIVGALLLDEDNAFVFVECKAVVLATGGFGSIFKHNLNPADVDGSGHVLALEAGASLVNMEFIQFIPGITTPRYKTLFGEHTLMYCRDIVDDNGDSLLDAHLTEGVSKKECLEIRSTHGPFTHSLESKYFDIAMMKNIIASKDERGFTLLYDEELYDNKEEFYTVYLDWLKGKNVHLTEDEVKIAPFAHASNGGVFIDTYGRTGVDGLYAIGELSSNIEGANRLGGNSTGACLVFGKRAAADCNKYVSSRTPCQISEEEANQFLQTFSVDAGAGEEKDVHVNQMINQIKEIMWYSGNVVRSEQQLLNALNEIKEMETAYSFATLMEHQHSRKLAVKARNFIKLSQILLQAMLERKESRGAHYREDYPDENQNYNDRLFVSQRNDQSIIFEFYNK; from the coding sequence GTGAACATCAATAGAAAAATCACAACAGACGTATTGGTTGTCGGCAGTGGTTTGTCCGGGATTAAAGCCAGTCAGGAACTTGCTGCTGCCAGCCATGACGTGTTAATGGTTACGAAAACGAAATTGGCTTCGGGATCAAGTTTTTATCCGTTAAAAGCTTCCCTTGGGACACAGGTGACGAAGGATGAGGATGATAAGGGAGATTTTCTTAAAGATATAGAGGACCTGAGCCGCGGCATGCATAGACAGGATCTGGCAGAAGTGTACGTGAATGATATTCCCGAGCGAGTACAAGAATACGAGGATATCGGTGTTCATGCTAAGAAGTTAGAAGGTGAAAGAAAAGCTTGCTTTGCGAGTCATTCCCGGGACATCTACTTGCTCAGTGACTGGGATCAAATTCGGGAAAATGTCCGGGAGATTTTTAACACTTATGACAATCTGCAGCTGATGCAGAAGACAGTTGTCGTTTCTCTTATGAAAAAAGGCAGCCAGATAGTTGGGGCTCTGCTTCTAGATGAGGATAATGCATTTGTTTTTGTCGAATGCAAAGCGGTCGTGCTGGCTACAGGTGGTTTTGGCAGCATCTTTAAACACAATCTTAACCCGGCAGATGTAGACGGATCTGGACACGTTTTGGCGCTTGAAGCGGGGGCCAGCCTGGTTAATATGGAGTTTATTCAATTTATTCCCGGGATTACAACCCCTCGTTATAAAACATTGTTCGGGGAGCACACATTGATGTATTGCCGGGATATTGTGGATGACAACGGTGACAGCTTGCTGGATGCTCATTTGACTGAGGGTGTGTCCAAGAAGGAATGTCTGGAAATTCGCAGCACACACGGACCGTTCACCCATTCACTTGAATCAAAGTATTTTGATATTGCGATGATGAAGAACATTATAGCTTCTAAAGATGAACGTGGTTTTACGTTGTTATATGACGAAGAACTTTACGATAATAAAGAGGAATTCTACACGGTCTATTTGGATTGGCTAAAAGGAAAAAACGTTCACCTTACTGAAGATGAAGTAAAAATTGCTCCGTTTGCTCATGCAAGCAATGGCGGGGTGTTCATAGACACTTATGGTCGAACCGGTGTTGACGGGTTATATGCAATTGGTGAACTCTCGTCTAACATAGAAGGGGCCAACAGACTCGGCGGTAACTCAACAGGGGCTTGTCTTGTGTTCGGTAAACGTGCGGCAGCGGATTGTAACAAGTATGTGAGCAGCCGGACTCCTTGTCAAATCAGTGAGGAGGAAGCAAATCAGTTTTTGCAGACATTTTCGGTGGATGCGGGAGCTGGTGAAGAAAAAGATGTTCATGTCAATCAGATGATCAATCAAATTAAGGAGATCATGTGGTATAGTGGAAATGTCGTACGGTCTGAACAACAGTTACTGAATGCATTAAATGAGATAAAGGAAATGGAAACAGCGTATTCTTTTGCCACATTAATGGAACATCAACATTCGCGGAAGCTGGCCGTCAAAGCCAGAAACTTTATTAAACTATCACAAATTCTGCTGCAGGCTATGCTTGAGAGAAAAGAAAGCCGCGGAGCACATTATCGTGAGGATTATCCCGATGAAAATCAGAACTATAACGACCGGTTATTTGTTTCACAACGTAACGATCAATCGATAATCTTTGAATTTTATAATAAGTAA
- a CDS encoding ROK family protein has translation MQIGAIDIGGTSIKFGVVNEKGELSFHNAVPTDAHLGGPEVIRKVNQLCDQLMNAFQIDGISISSAGQIDSGNGKVVFATDNIPNFTGVQIEDMVRNHTGMPVKVENDVNCTALGEYWQGAAVEVDDFLCVTIGTGIGGALFLDGKLYTGARFSAGELGHIHLYPDGKPCTCGNQGCFEKYASSSALEEMVTSAFGHDVNVKSYFSLVKQGDAAALKIFDRWISDLTMGLCSLVHIFNPELIVIGGGITAQGEFLRSAIEDSLLPQIMPNHRRSLQVKLAEHYNQANLLGAAKHFLMTR, from the coding sequence ATGCAAATTGGTGCAATCGATATTGGGGGAACGTCAATTAAGTTTGGCGTAGTTAATGAGAAAGGTGAACTGTCTTTCCACAATGCTGTTCCCACCGACGCTCATTTAGGTGGACCCGAAGTGATAAGGAAGGTCAATCAACTGTGTGATCAACTTATGAATGCTTTTCAAATTGACGGAATTTCCATTAGTTCTGCTGGTCAAATTGACAGTGGGAATGGCAAAGTAGTGTTTGCCACCGATAACATTCCTAACTTTACGGGAGTACAGATTGAAGATATGGTAAGGAATCATACAGGTATGCCTGTTAAGGTAGAAAATGACGTGAACTGTACCGCACTCGGTGAATACTGGCAAGGAGCGGCTGTCGAGGTAGATGACTTTCTATGTGTTACGATTGGTACAGGTATTGGTGGTGCTTTGTTTTTAGATGGTAAACTATATACGGGTGCACGTTTTTCGGCAGGGGAACTTGGGCATATTCATCTTTATCCAGATGGGAAGCCGTGCACGTGCGGCAATCAAGGATGCTTTGAAAAGTATGCCTCAAGTTCAGCCTTAGAGGAGATGGTCACATCAGCATTTGGGCACGACGTTAATGTGAAATCATACTTCTCATTAGTGAAACAGGGGGACGCGGCAGCCTTAAAGATATTTGACCGCTGGATCAGCGACCTGACCATGGGGCTGTGCTCTCTTGTTCATATTTTTAACCCAGAGCTTATTGTGATAGGCGGCGGGATTACTGCTCAGGGAGAGTTTTTGCGAAGTGCTATTGAAGATTCACTTTTACCACAAATCATGCCGAATCACCGTCGTTCATTACAAGTGAAACTTGCTGAACATTATAACCAAGCGAATTTATTGGGAGCTGCCAAGCATTTCTTGATGACTCGATAA
- a CDS encoding MFS transporter — MRTVAVSPTSANMASPWKMLLWLLMAQIMVAFIGRSLGPLGVLIEEDLSLSKAQVGLLPSALFMGQALASIPAGFITDRVGSRPLLLVLSLCLGTSFLIMTLQSAFGLVLLLVMIGGLGYGGMHPTTNRGIIYWFSQKQRGTAMGIKQMGITFGSALSAILLLPLAASYGWRPVVFIACLGLVIIGLIAFLLYRDPSQQAVQKEKPTFRSVYSSILSMVKNKALLLISFSAMGVNGSQMCLNTYLVLFAYEQLGLSILLAGMLLVVSEVGGSLGRVGWGVISDRLFDGKRLIILVFIACITLVASVVVAFIPAGTPFWLLVPIFLVFGFSVSGFNGIWMNLASELVPKEQAGLSSGFSITLGSIGVILIPPMFGVLVDQQQSYTFGWLLISGIMVVVLLILASLYFVKKENAPSN, encoded by the coding sequence ATGAGAACAGTTGCAGTAAGTCCTACATCGGCAAATATGGCAAGTCCGTGGAAAATGCTTCTATGGCTGCTGATGGCCCAAATTATGGTCGCCTTTATTGGACGCAGTCTTGGACCACTTGGCGTGTTAATCGAAGAAGACTTATCGTTGTCGAAGGCTCAAGTGGGACTGTTGCCATCAGCGCTATTTATGGGACAGGCACTGGCCTCTATTCCGGCCGGATTCATAACGGATCGAGTTGGCTCAAGACCCTTGTTGCTCGTGTTATCCCTATGCCTTGGCACAAGCTTCCTCATTATGACACTACAATCTGCTTTTGGGCTTGTGCTTCTCTTGGTGATGATTGGCGGACTGGGGTATGGCGGCATGCACCCTACCACCAATCGAGGAATTATCTATTGGTTTTCACAGAAACAGCGTGGAACCGCGATGGGGATTAAACAAATGGGGATCACGTTTGGTTCAGCTCTCTCAGCAATTTTGTTGTTGCCGCTGGCTGCTTCCTATGGCTGGAGACCTGTTGTTTTCATCGCCTGTTTAGGTTTAGTTATAATAGGTTTGATAGCATTTTTGCTCTATCGTGATCCGTCCCAGCAAGCTGTGCAAAAAGAGAAGCCGACGTTTCGATCGGTTTATTCATCCATTCTAAGTATGGTTAAAAATAAAGCTTTATTACTCATCAGCTTCAGTGCCATGGGGGTTAACGGCTCACAGATGTGCTTAAATACTTATCTTGTGCTGTTTGCCTATGAACAGTTGGGCCTTAGCATCTTATTAGCAGGAATGCTGCTCGTTGTGTCGGAAGTCGGCGGATCGCTAGGCAGAGTAGGGTGGGGAGTGATCAGTGACCGTCTATTTGATGGAAAACGACTGATTATTCTCGTTTTCATTGCTTGCATCACCCTGGTTGCAAGTGTCGTCGTAGCATTTATTCCGGCTGGAACACCATTTTGGCTGCTGGTTCCCATTTTTCTCGTGTTTGGCTTCTCGGTTTCCGGGTTTAATGGCATCTGGATGAATCTGGCCTCAGAACTCGTTCCTAAGGAGCAGGCAGGGTTATCAAGCGGGTTCAGTATTACCCTCGGTTCAATCGGAGTGATTCTCATCCCGCCCATGTTCGGTGTACTAGTTGATCAACAACAGAGTTACACATTCGGCTGGCTGTTGATTTCTGGGATTATGGTAGTCGTGCTATTGATTTTAGCAAGTTTGTATTTTGTGAAAAAAGAAAATGCACCTTCTAATTGA
- a CDS encoding sodium:solute symporter: protein MTGTFAVIDYIILFAYLLFILYVGIAVGKKGMKGKEFFKGDGTIPWWVTSVSLFATLLSPISFLSLAGNSYADSWQLWVAQLGLFIAVPVAIFIFLPVYRNLNLDTAYEYLERRFDKNLRMLGSVLFIVYQVGRMSIIMYLPSIALSAVTGINAVAIIIFMGVIATIYSSFGGIKSVLWTDFIQGVVLIGGGVFALIMLIISIDGGVGEIFQTGIEDNKFFSNEVIFDPNILNDSLFIIILGAGLSTAFSYISSQDMVQRYLTTNDLKQMNKMTIGNGVLSIGTATLFFFIGTAMYVFYMQNSGDSIPSGNSDLIFANFIVSELPAGISGLLIAGLFAAGQSTLSTGLNSVATSWTLDIQKILKPGMSDEKSTKTARNVSTFVGILSIAFAIALVYSDISSAYEWFNGLMGLVLGIIGGTFTLGVLTKKANAKGAMVGFIATSAVAIYVSYFTDTTLWAYSLINLVCSLVFGYLFSLVFSGKSKAEDADLELTLYDQKKELNNKKIV from the coding sequence ATGACGGGAACTTTTGCAGTAATTGATTATATTATTTTATTCGCATACTTGTTATTCATCCTGTATGTCGGGATAGCTGTAGGAAAGAAAGGAATGAAAGGGAAAGAGTTCTTTAAAGGAGATGGAACGATCCCTTGGTGGGTGACATCTGTCAGTCTATTTGCCACATTGCTGAGTCCGATTTCATTCTTATCTTTAGCTGGGAATTCATACGCTGACTCCTGGCAGCTATGGGTAGCTCAATTAGGTCTTTTTATTGCAGTGCCTGTTGCTATTTTTATCTTCCTGCCAGTTTATCGGAATTTAAATCTCGATACAGCCTATGAGTACCTTGAGAGAAGATTTGATAAAAATCTCCGTATGCTGGGAAGTGTACTGTTTATTGTGTATCAAGTCGGCAGAATGTCGATCATCATGTACCTGCCGTCAATCGCTTTATCTGCTGTAACCGGAATCAATGCAGTGGCTATTATTATTTTTATGGGAGTTATTGCCACTATCTATTCCTCATTCGGTGGTATCAAATCAGTACTTTGGACAGATTTTATTCAAGGTGTTGTCTTAATTGGCGGCGGTGTGTTTGCTCTAATTATGCTAATTATCTCTATTGATGGAGGGGTAGGAGAAATCTTCCAAACCGGGATTGAGGATAATAAATTCTTCAGTAATGAAGTGATTTTTGACCCGAATATTCTTAACGACAGCTTATTCATTATTATTTTAGGTGCTGGGTTATCAACCGCCTTTTCTTATATTTCCAGTCAAGACATGGTTCAGCGCTATTTGACAACGAATGATTTGAAGCAAATGAACAAAATGACGATTGGAAATGGAGTGCTCTCCATTGGAACAGCTACTCTGTTCTTCTTTATCGGTACAGCCATGTATGTGTTTTATATGCAAAATTCTGGAGATAGTATTCCAAGCGGAAACTCGGATTTGATTTTTGCTAACTTTATTGTCAGCGAGCTGCCGGCAGGAATTTCCGGGTTGTTAATCGCTGGTTTATTTGCAGCGGGTCAATCTACGCTTTCTACGGGATTGAACAGTGTTGCGACAAGTTGGACATTGGATATCCAAAAAATCTTGAAGCCAGGTATGAGTGATGAAAAGAGTACTAAAACCGCTAGAAATGTATCGACGTTCGTTGGTATTCTGTCGATTGCCTTTGCCATTGCTCTCGTTTATTCAGACATAAGTTCAGCATATGAGTGGTTCAATGGATTGATGGGATTAGTGCTGGGTATCATTGGAGGAACCTTTACACTTGGTGTCTTAACGAAGAAAGCGAATGCGAAAGGTGCCATGGTTGGCTTTATCGCTACTTCGGCGGTTGCCATCTATGTGTCCTACTTCACAGACACTACCTTATGGGCTTACTCTCTCATTAATCTAGTTTGTTCGCTTGTATTTGGTTATCTGTTTAGCTTAGTTTTCAGCGGAAAAAGTAAGGCAGAGGATGCCGATTTAGAACTTACCTTATATGATCAGAAAAAAGAGCTGAATAACAAAAAAATCGTGTAA